Below is a genomic region from Desulfobacter sp..
GGATAGGGTGAAGGGGGTGGAGTGGCGTAAATGAGCGGCCCGCCAGGACGGCATAGGTCCGATCATTTCCGCTTCTTAAGCGGTCAGGACGACCGCTTAAGATTTAACGGAATCCCCCTCACCTATTCCTGCCGGGTAAGGACGAATCTTAATAAAAGTTACATGCGATGACCCTGATGTCCCAAATCCACCGCCTCATTTTATATTTGCTTGAATATGGGGATCTTCCGTGCTTTCCTGGCCACCAGCAAGATACCGGGTCATACTCTCCAGTGAGAAGCAAACAAAGATAACCCAAAAGAAGGTGCTGTATGGTGAATCAAGGCTGTCAGTTTTAGCCCCATGACCCTTCTTTTAATATAAAACCTCAGGGTCTTGGGTTCATCAGCCAAAGGCAAAGTGGACAATTCACAGCTTATATGCTACCGCTTAACCATGGAAACACCCGTGCCAGGATCAAACAATCATCAACCAGATTGAGTGTCAGCAGCACAAGGAGGAACCAAAGGCGGCAAATAAAACATCTATTAAAATTTTTGGGCGAATTATTCCTGGTGACCGGGACAGCACTGGGCATTTTTTTCTTTGCAAACCAGGTTCCGGACCGGTCGGTCAAAGCGCTCAAAGACCGCTGGGCACAGCCCCCGTCCCAATTTATCGACATTGGAGGCATGCAGGTGCATCTGAGGGATGAAGGGCGAAAAGAAAATTTAGTGCCCATAGTGCTTTTACACGGCACAAGCGCCTCTCTTCATACCTGGGAGGGCTGGGTTCAAGCCCTTAAGAAAGAACATCGGGTCATTCGTTTTGATATGCCGGCCTTTGGCCTCACAGGCCCCTCACCTGAAAATCAATACACAATCCAAGATTATGCTGCCGTGGTAATTGCCGTACTTGACCGGCTCCGGGTCAACACCTGCGTGCTGGCCGGCAACTCTTTGGGCGGCTATGCAGCCTGGGTTACGGCATTGTTATATCCGGACCGTATTCAACGTCTGGTGCTGGTTGATGCCAGCGGTTATCCCTACAAATCAAACTCCGTTCCCCTCGATTTCATCATTGCCCGCACCCCTGTATTGAACCGGCTGGCAAAAAACCTTTTGCCCCGGAAACTGGTGGAGACCAGTCTGAAGAATGTATATGCCAATCCCTTGCTGGTGACTCAGGATCTGGTTGACCGGTATTTTGATCTCACCACCCGGGCAGGCAATCGACAGGCGTTGGCCCAGCGGTTTTCTCAAACCCAGCCGGGCAGTCTGGCCGGTCGCATACCTGAACTCAAGCAGCCCACCCTGATTCTCTGGGGCGTTCAAGACCGGCTGATCCCAATCGCCATGGGAGAACGGTTTCACAGGGAAATTGCAGACAGCAAATTTATAAGCTTTGACCACCTTGGTCATGTCCCCCAGGAGGAAGACCCACAGGCCACGGTGGCTGCGCTCAAACAATTTTTGGCCGAAACCAAAGTCTTTAATGCCCAAAAATAGGAGATCCCCCATCATTCTGAATATCAAATCAAACTCTGATAAAATATGAAAATCGCCGTCCCAAGCACCGAACCGAGCCTGGAAGGCTACCTGGCCAACAAGCTGGGAACCGCCCCTTACCTGCTGATCATTGAAACCTTGGACATGTCCTTTGAGGTCATGGATGCCCCCACCCGGTCATCCGGTTCAGGCGCAAGCGTACGGGCCGTTTCCATGGTCATGGACAAAGGCGCCCAAGTCATTCTGGTCGGCCATATTTCTCCATTTATCATTAATGGATTTGCAGACCAGGGCATTAAAATCGTCTCCCAGGTCTCAGGCCGGGTGGACAAGGCCGTGAAACAATATATGGAAACCCAGGACAGGCCGCACCCGGATAGTTTGCCTGAAACACCCTCATCCCAAGATCAATGGATGTCAGCTCTGGGGATGGGGTTGCGCCAGTTTAAATCCTTTTTGCCTTTGGTCACAGGCGTGGTGCTTATCCTGGGCCTGTTCCAGGGATTTATTCCTGAGCAGCGGCTCATCTCCCTGTTCTCCGGAACAATCTTCAAGGATTCATTCCAAGGGGCCTGCATGGGAAGTCTTTTGGCCGGGAACCCGGTCAACAGCTATGTTATCGGTAAAAGCCTTTTAAATCTGGGGGTGGGGATCGCAGGAATCACGGCCTTGATGCTGGCCTGGGTCAATGTCGGTCTGATCCAGATGCCGGCAGAGGCCAAGGCATTGGGCACAGGATTTACCCTGGTCCGAAATATTGCCGAATTCATCATGGCCGTACTCCTCTCCGTTGTAATCGCCGTGTTTCCGGGAGGGGGAATATGAGTCAAAAACCAGGATTAACGATTCAAAAGGCCGTGACCATGATAAAGCCCTGGCTCTTTCCTCTGGGGGTTGCCTGCCTCTATGCCGCAGGATTTTTGCTGGCCCCGGAAAACACTGAAAAAGCCCTGGGCAAAAGCGGCACCATATTCAGGCAGCTTGGTTTTCCCCTGTGTCTCTGTCTTGTCATGATGGTGGTGCTCAACCGATTTTTATCCCCTAAAACCATCACCCGATTACTCGGCAAAGGATCTGGCATCAAAGGCCTGGTCATATCCTCATTGGCGGGTATTTTATCCATGAGTCCTGTCTATGCATGGTATCCCATGCTCAAAACCATGAAAGATAAAGGTGCTGCCAACTTTCACCTTGCCAATTTCATCGGCAGCCGTTCAGTCAAACCGGTG
It encodes:
- a CDS encoding alpha/beta hydrolase; protein product: MLPLNHGNTRARIKQSSTRLSVSSTRRNQRRQIKHLLKFLGELFLVTGTALGIFFFANQVPDRSVKALKDRWAQPPSQFIDIGGMQVHLRDEGRKENLVPIVLLHGTSASLHTWEGWVQALKKEHRVIRFDMPAFGLTGPSPENQYTIQDYAAVVIAVLDRLRVNTCVLAGNSLGGYAAWVTALLYPDRIQRLVLVDASGYPYKSNSVPLDFIIARTPVLNRLAKNLLPRKLVETSLKNVYANPLLVTQDLVDRYFDLTTRAGNRQALAQRFSQTQPGSLAGRIPELKQPTLILWGVQDRLIPIAMGERFHREIADSKFISFDHLGHVPQEEDPQATVAALKQFLAETKVFNAQK